Proteins from one Acidiphilium multivorum AIU301 genomic window:
- a CDS encoding peptidoglycan D,D-transpeptidase FtsI family protein, giving the protein MTPRPPASGESATSGWARRFRRRMRLGAAGFVVLFVAVAVKLTDATVIDPLPPNQAALSALRPDLSTRPLEPDRAAILDRNGRLLAVSLPGASLYADPRQIRHPWRDARALARKIAGLDVRSTARRLGMKHYGFVYISRHLTATQELAVNRLGIPGLYFQRTWQRHYPQGDLAAHILGGVTPGQHGLSGVEAYYDKRLLSKPGQPLRLSIDLRVEAIVHHEVARAMRDYKARGACGIVESMSGRIVAMVSLPDYNANDYHDAPADTLFDRCISGDYEPGSVMKLMTLPAALQSGLMHYWDKFNTTHPLVMNGFAITDYEPVHRWLAMPSILAYSSNIGASRIATILGPKLQRAWLRKMGFFKPPPIQMTGAQPPIWHPADTWKLLTTMTVSFGNGIAMAPLTLVNAVVADVNGGILFRPTLLARRPGAPPRTGVRVMRPGVSETMRRLMRGVVLSGTGVYARVKGYRVGGKTGTAQVVGRDGRYRNHLNNSSFMAVFPADDPRYVIYVLVIHPRPTKKMAGFSHGFTTGGYVAAPAVGRIIARIGPMLGIAPLEGARLAEVNRRFDIPLDPPVPPGRTALGPGHPFPPGANAYAYILAHRKPPRHPDRLAARQALKRVELATPGVALPAAPPTVQRIATRDAAPHA; this is encoded by the coding sequence ATGACGCCGAGACCGCCTGCTTCCGGCGAGTCCGCGACGTCCGGCTGGGCGCGCCGGTTCCGGCGGCGGATGCGCCTCGGCGCCGCCGGATTCGTCGTGCTGTTCGTGGCGGTCGCGGTGAAGCTGACCGATGCCACGGTCATCGATCCGCTTCCGCCGAACCAGGCGGCGCTCTCGGCGCTCAGGCCCGACCTGAGCACCAGACCCCTGGAACCGGACCGCGCCGCCATTCTCGATCGCAATGGGCGGCTGCTGGCCGTCTCGCTGCCCGGCGCCTCGCTCTATGCCGATCCGCGCCAGATTCGCCATCCGTGGCGCGACGCCAGGGCGCTGGCCAGGAAGATCGCGGGCCTGGACGTCAGATCGACGGCGCGCCGGCTCGGCATGAAGCATTACGGATTCGTCTATATCTCCCGGCACCTCACCGCCACGCAGGAGCTCGCGGTGAACCGGCTCGGCATTCCCGGCCTGTATTTCCAGAGAACCTGGCAGCGGCATTATCCGCAGGGCGACCTTGCCGCGCATATCCTGGGCGGCGTCACCCCGGGCCAGCACGGCCTTTCCGGAGTTGAGGCCTATTACGACAAGCGGCTGCTGAGCAAGCCCGGCCAGCCGCTGCGCCTGTCGATCGACCTGCGGGTGGAGGCCATCGTCCACCACGAGGTCGCGCGCGCCATGCGCGACTACAAGGCACGCGGCGCCTGCGGAATCGTGGAATCGATGAGCGGGCGGATCGTCGCCATGGTCAGCCTGCCGGATTACAACGCCAACGATTACCACGACGCGCCGGCCGACACCCTGTTCGACCGCTGCATCTCGGGCGACTACGAGCCTGGCAGCGTGATGAAGCTGATGACCCTGCCGGCGGCGCTGCAATCGGGGCTGATGCATTACTGGGACAAGTTCAACACGACCCATCCGCTCGTCATGAACGGTTTCGCGATCACCGACTACGAGCCGGTGCACCGCTGGCTGGCGATGCCGTCGATCCTTGCGTATTCGTCGAATATCGGCGCCTCGCGGATCGCGACCATCCTCGGGCCGAAACTGCAGCGCGCCTGGCTGCGCAAGATGGGATTCTTCAAGCCGCCGCCGATCCAGATGACCGGCGCCCAGCCGCCGATCTGGCATCCCGCCGATACCTGGAAGCTGCTGACGACGATGACGGTGAGCTTCGGCAACGGCATCGCCATGGCGCCGCTGACGCTGGTCAATGCCGTGGTCGCGGACGTGAACGGCGGCATCCTCTTCCGCCCGACGCTGCTCGCGCGCCGGCCCGGCGCGCCGCCGCGCACGGGCGTCCGGGTCATGCGGCCGGGCGTATCGGAAACGATGAGGCGGCTGATGCGGGGCGTCGTGCTGTCGGGAACCGGCGTCTACGCGCGGGTGAAGGGATATCGCGTTGGCGGCAAGACCGGCACGGCGCAGGTCGTCGGCCGGGATGGCCGCTATCGGAACCATCTCAACAACTCGTCCTTCATGGCGGTGTTTCCGGCCGACGATCCGCGCTACGTCATCTACGTGCTGGTGATCCATCCGAGGCCGACGAAGAAGATGGCCGGATTTTCGCACGGCTTCACCACCGGCGGCTATGTCGCCGCGCCGGCGGTCGGGCGGATCATTGCGCGGATCGGCCCGATGCTCGGCATCGCCCCCCTGGAAGGCGCACGGCTTGCCGAGGTGAACCGGCGGTTCGACATTCCGCTCGACCCTCCCGTTCCGCCGGGGCGCACCGCGCTCGGCCCGGGTCATCCGTTTCCGCCCGGCGCCAATGCCTACGCCTATATCCTCGCGCACAGGAAGCCGCCGCGCCATCCGGACCGGCTCGCGGCGCGGCAGGCCCTGAAACGTGTCGAACTGGCAACGCCGGGCGTGGCGCTGCCCGCCGCGCCGCCCACCGTCCAGCGCATCGCGACGCGGGACGCCGCCCCCCACGCATGA
- the argJ gene encoding bifunctional glutamate N-acetyltransferase/amino-acid acetyltransferase ArgJ, producing the protein MAKDLPVSPLAVPLPELPAIGGVRFATAAAGIRYRGRDDVLLASFAPGTTVAGVFTRNKCPGAPVTWCRDILPGGTARGLVVNAGNANVFNGAAGAAAARLSAEAAARTLGCAPEQVFLASTGVIGEPMPAERIVAVMDGLAADLAPERWAQAARAIMTTDTFPKASTRTAKIGGVEVRISGIAKGSGMIAPDMATMLAFIVTDAAVPAATLQALLRRGVGPSFNSITVDSDTSTSDTVLLFATGAAGNPPVEDARDLAAFRRALNAVLHDLALMVVRDGEGARKLIEINVAGAVSARSARRIGLAIANSPLVKTAVAGEDANWGRIVMAVGKSGEPADRDRLAVAVGGVWMARDGRVVEGYDEAPVVAHMRGSDIRIDVDLGLGRGRGRVWTCDLTHGYIDINGSYRS; encoded by the coding sequence GTGGCGAAGGACCTGCCGGTATCGCCGCTGGCGGTGCCGTTGCCCGAGCTTCCGGCCATCGGCGGCGTGCGGTTTGCGACCGCCGCCGCCGGCATCCGTTACCGCGGGCGGGATGACGTGCTGCTCGCTTCCTTCGCGCCCGGCACGACGGTTGCGGGCGTCTTTACCCGCAACAAGTGTCCCGGCGCGCCGGTGACCTGGTGCCGCGACATCCTGCCCGGCGGAACCGCGCGGGGCCTCGTCGTCAATGCCGGCAACGCCAACGTCTTCAACGGCGCGGCAGGTGCGGCGGCGGCGCGGCTGAGCGCCGAAGCTGCGGCGCGCACGCTCGGATGCGCTCCGGAGCAGGTGTTCCTGGCGTCGACCGGCGTGATCGGGGAGCCGATGCCGGCGGAGCGGATCGTCGCGGTCATGGATGGGCTCGCCGCCGATCTGGCGCCGGAGCGCTGGGCGCAGGCCGCGCGCGCGATCATGACGACCGACACCTTTCCCAAGGCGTCGACCCGCACGGCGAAGATCGGCGGGGTCGAGGTGCGGATTTCCGGGATCGCCAAGGGCAGCGGCATGATCGCGCCCGACATGGCGACGATGCTCGCCTTCATCGTGACCGACGCGGCGGTGCCCGCCGCGACCCTGCAGGCGCTGCTCCGCCGCGGCGTCGGCCCCAGCTTCAATTCGATCACCGTGGATTCGGACACGTCGACGTCCGATACGGTGCTGCTGTTCGCGACCGGCGCGGCCGGAAATCCACCCGTCGAAGACGCGCGCGACCTGGCCGCCTTTCGCCGGGCGTTGAACGCCGTGCTGCATGATCTGGCCCTGATGGTGGTGCGCGACGGCGAAGGGGCGCGGAAACTGATCGAGATCAACGTCGCCGGCGCCGTCTCCGCGCGCTCGGCGCGGCGGATCGGGCTCGCAATCGCGAATTCGCCGCTGGTCAAGACCGCCGTGGCGGGCGAGGACGCAAACTGGGGGCGGATCGTCATGGCGGTGGGCAAGTCCGGCGAGCCGGCCGACCGCGACCGGCTGGCGGTGGCCGTCGGCGGCGTCTGGATGGCCCGCGACGGGCGGGTGGTCGAGGGCTACGACGAGGCGCCGGTGGTCGCGCATATGCGCGGGTCGGACATCCGTATCGATGTCGATCTCGGCTTGGGGCGCGGGCGCGGGCGGGTTTGGACCTGCGACCTCACGCATGGCTATATCGACATCAACGGCAGCTATCGCAGCTGA
- a CDS encoding fasciclin domain-containing protein yields the protein MKLSHLALGSALALAACGAAFAAMTNDSVMVGGAPMYPTRNIVQNAVNSKDNTTLVAAVKAAGLVKALEGKGPFTVFAPTNEAFDMLPKGTVATLLEPKNKAELTSILLYHVVPGDFTFDTLRADIEGHGGMVKLPTLDKGHDLTFRMNGPHNIEVVDDKGNVAQIETYDVNQSNGVIQVIDRVLMP from the coding sequence ATGAAACTCAGCCATCTGGCCCTGGGCAGCGCGCTTGCCCTCGCCGCCTGCGGCGCGGCCTTCGCCGCGATGACGAACGATTCGGTGATGGTCGGCGGCGCGCCGATGTATCCCACCCGGAACATCGTGCAGAATGCCGTGAACTCGAAGGACAACACGACGCTGGTGGCCGCCGTGAAGGCCGCCGGCCTCGTGAAGGCGCTCGAGGGCAAGGGGCCGTTCACCGTTTTCGCGCCGACCAACGAGGCTTTCGACATGCTGCCGAAAGGCACGGTCGCCACGCTTCTCGAGCCGAAGAACAAGGCGGAACTCACCTCGATCCTGCTTTATCACGTCGTCCCTGGTGACTTCACCTTCGACACCCTGCGCGCCGACATCGAAGGCCATGGCGGCATGGTGAAACTGCCCACCCTCGACAAGGGGCACGACCTCACCTTCCGGATGAACGGCCCGCACAATATCGAGGTCGTCGATGACAAGGGCAATGTGGCGCAGATCGAGACATACGACGTCAATCAGTCGAACGGCGTCATTCAGGTGATCGACCGTGTTCTGATGCCCTGA
- a CDS encoding GntR family transcriptional regulator: MTPAGEHELGGTEPAGAKAAGRPSSLDAYESLLSAIEGGEFAPGARLREVELARRFGISRTPVREALKRLEHQGLVVHEPHHGAIVATLDDTQLAELYEMREVLEGTAARLAALHATEAEISLLAALVERDAALVDRPEELAANNRIFHRQIRNAARNRYLNGMLESMRLSLALLGGTTLAVQGRGADSVAEHRAVVERIAARDSAGAEREARAHIRAAYRARILRAPG, from the coding sequence ATGACGCCTGCCGGTGAGCACGAGCTGGGTGGGACGGAACCGGCCGGCGCAAAGGCAGCCGGCCGGCCGAGTTCCCTGGATGCCTATGAAAGCCTGCTCTCGGCCATCGAGGGCGGCGAGTTCGCGCCCGGCGCCCGGCTCCGCGAGGTCGAACTCGCGCGACGCTTCGGGATCAGCCGCACGCCGGTCCGCGAGGCGTTGAAGCGCCTCGAGCATCAGGGGCTTGTCGTCCACGAACCCCATCACGGCGCGATCGTGGCGACACTCGACGATACCCAGCTGGCGGAGCTTTATGAAATGCGCGAGGTCCTGGAAGGAACCGCCGCGCGCCTCGCCGCGCTTCACGCGACCGAGGCGGAGATTTCGCTCTTGGCCGCCCTCGTCGAGCGCGACGCGGCGCTGGTCGACCGGCCCGAGGAGCTGGCGGCCAACAACCGCATCTTTCACCGGCAGATCCGGAACGCGGCGCGCAACCGCTACCTCAACGGAATGCTCGAAAGCATGCGCCTCTCCCTCGCTTTGCTGGGCGGCACCACCCTCGCGGTCCAGGGGCGCGGAGCCGACTCCGTCGCGGAGCACCGCGCGGTCGTCGAGCGGATCGCCGCGCGGGATTCCGCCGGCGCCGAGCGCGAGGCCCGCGCCCATATCCGCGCCGCCTACCGTGCCCGCATTCTCCGCGCGCCCGGCTAG
- a CDS encoding peptidylprolyl isomerase, protein MKRSLSGYSVGFAFAAVIALGLAGPAQAATGGDAGATAPAAATKAQPAAKAQKDTVVAIVDGHDIHLSDVAKAAQDLPPQLQNAPPQELFPVLLNRLVDERALLVKARKAGTAKDPKVAAEMKAAADQALERAYLRALVEPKLTDAAVKAYYDSHYVKAKQPEEVKARQILVKTQQEAEKIIAQLGKGAKFSALAKKYSIDPGAKNGGELGWFTKDEMVKPFADAAFALKPGTYTKTPVHSQFGWHVIESQGKREKPVPPLADVKDQIRQQITNKAVTAALEDARKGLDIKLFNPDGTPVQGGASAAPAKN, encoded by the coding sequence ATGAAGCGTTCTCTCTCAGGATATTCGGTCGGTTTCGCCTTCGCCGCGGTGATTGCGCTGGGGTTGGCCGGCCCTGCGCAGGCGGCCACCGGCGGCGATGCGGGTGCAACGGCACCGGCGGCCGCAACCAAGGCCCAGCCCGCCGCGAAGGCGCAGAAGGACACGGTTGTCGCGATCGTCGATGGCCATGACATCCACCTTTCGGACGTCGCCAAGGCGGCGCAGGATCTCCCGCCGCAGTTGCAGAACGCGCCGCCGCAGGAGCTTTTCCCGGTGCTTCTCAACCGCCTCGTCGATGAGCGCGCCCTGCTGGTCAAGGCCCGCAAGGCCGGCACCGCCAAGGATCCGAAGGTGGCCGCCGAAATGAAGGCGGCAGCGGACCAGGCGCTTGAACGCGCCTATCTCCGCGCGCTGGTCGAGCCGAAGCTGACGGATGCGGCGGTGAAGGCCTATTACGACTCGCATTACGTGAAGGCGAAGCAGCCCGAGGAAGTAAAGGCGCGGCAGATCCTGGTGAAGACCCAGCAGGAAGCCGAGAAGATCATCGCCCAGCTGGGCAAGGGTGCGAAGTTCTCCGCCCTAGCGAAGAAGTACAGCATCGATCCCGGCGCCAAGAACGGCGGCGAACTGGGCTGGTTCACCAAGGACGAGATGGTGAAGCCCTTCGCGGATGCGGCCTTTGCCCTGAAGCCGGGCACCTACACCAAGACACCCGTTCATTCGCAGTTCGGCTGGCATGTCATCGAGAGCCAGGGCAAGCGCGAGAAGCCGGTGCCGCCGCTGGCGGATGTGAAGGACCAGATCCGGCAGCAGATCACCAACAAGGCGGTCACCGCCGCGCTGGAGGATGCGCGCAAGGGGCTGGATATCAAGCTCTTCAATCCGGACGGCACGCCGGTGCAGGGCGGCGCTTCCGCCGCGCCCGCGAAGAACTGA